In Prunus dulcis chromosome 1, ALMONDv2, whole genome shotgun sequence, the following are encoded in one genomic region:
- the LOC117614649 gene encoding (R)-mandelonitrile lyase 2-like, with amino-acid sequence MEKSRIGVVLFLLYLSVFYPQSKVQSFATPSDHDLSYMKFVYNSTDLPLEEVYDYIVVGGGTAGCPLAATLSAKYSVLLLEKGSVPSAYPSVLHQDEILTTLMLEDDGKTPAERFTSEDGVANVRGRVLGGSSMLNFGFYTRADKDFYGNSGIEWDMDLVRKAYQWVENTIITPPNVSRWQSVVKEGLLEAGVRPDNGYNLNHIPGTKVSGTLFDNQGWRHGAVELLNLGNPKNLRVAVHATVERIMFSSNAPSLSARGIVYSDSKGRSHKAFIRGKGEVILSAGAIGSTQLLLLSGVGPESYLSSIKIPVVHPEPYVGQFMSDNPRNYITILPPFQLESSSVQIVGITSDYFIETFSGLPFSTPPFSIFPDPSFSAKINSTYGQIFYKDPGPLSYGSLRLQSSYDVKVGPNVRFNYFSNPLDLARCVSATRKIGDLLSTNSLKPFKVQDLPGTDGFNFFGPPLPKNLTDTASVETFCRETVATFWHYHGGCLVGKVVDGDLRVKGINALRVVDGSTFKFSPGTNPQATVMMLGRYIGVKMLKER; translated from the exons ATGGAGAAGTCAAGAATTGGTGTTGTACTATTTCTTTTGTACCTGTCTGTCTTCTATCCTCAATCTAAGGTTCAATCATTCGCCACTCCATCTGATCATG ATTTAAGCTACATGAAATTTGTCTATAATTCCACTGATCTGCCATTAGAAGAAGTGTACGACTACATTGTAGTTGGAGGGGGTACAGCAGGCTGCCCATTAGCAGCAACTTTATCAGCGAAGTACTCGGTGCTCCTGCTAGAAAAGGGCAGTGTTCCAAGTGCATATCCAAGTGTTTTGCATCAAGATGAGATTCTTACAACTCTCATGCTAGAAGACGATGGAAAGACGCCAGCTGAAAGGTTCACATCCGAAGATGGTGTGGCCAATGTAAGAGGCAGGGTTCTTGGTGGGTCAAGCATGCTCAACTTTGGTTTCTACACTAGAGCCGATAAAGATTTTTATGGAAACTCAGGAATTGAATGGGACATGGATTTGGTTAGAAAGGCCTATCAATGGGTTGAAAATACTATCATAACCCCCCCGAATGTATCACGTTGGCAATCTGTTGTGAAGGAAGGTTTGTTAGAGGCTGGTGTTCGTCCAGACAACGGATATAATTTAAATCACATTCCAGGAACTAAGGTCTCGGGTACTCTTTTCGACAATCAGGGATGGAGACATGGAGCTGTGGAATTGCTTAATCTAGGAAACCCAAAGAACTTGCGAGTTGCAGTTCATGCCACAGTAGAGAGAATCATGTTCTCTTCCAACGCACCAA GTTTGTCTGCTAGAGGAATCGTGTATAGTGATTCTAAAGGGAGGTCACATAAGGCCTTCATACGTGGTAAGGGAGAGGTTATATTGAGTGCCGGGGCAATTGGAAGCACTCAACTCCTGCTACTTAGTGGTGTTGGCCCAGAGTCCTACCTTTCATCGATCAAAATCCCAGTTGTTCACCCCGAGCCTTACGTTGGACAGTTTATGAGTGATAATCCTCGTAATTACATCACAATATTGCCTCCATTTCAACTGGAATCCTCTAGTGTACAGATCGTTGGCATCACAAGCGATTACTTCATAGAGACTTTCTCGGGGTTGCCATTTTCTACTCCACCCTTTAGTATTTTTCCTGATCCTTCTTTCTCCGCAAAGATAAATTCAACTTACGGACAAATTTTCTACAAAGATCCAGGACCCTTGTCCTATGGTTCGCTTAGGCTGCAGTCGTCCTATGATGTCAAAGTTGGTCCAAATGTCCGCTTCAACTACTTTTCAAATCCGCTGGATCTTGCTCGTTGTGTTAGTGCCACAAGGAAGATTGGTGATTTATTAAGCACAAATTCGTTGAAGCCATTTAAGGTTCAAGATTTGCCTGGTACAGATGGTTTCAACTTTTTCGGACCACCATTACCAAAGAACCTTACAGATACCGCATCCGTGGAAACATTTTGTCGAGAGACAGTAGCCACATTTTGGCACTACCATGGGGGATGCCTTGTGGGAAAGGTGGTTGATGGGGATTTACGAGTCAAGGGGATCAATGCCTTACGTGTTGTTGATGGATCCACATTCAAGTTCTCACCAGGGACCAATCCTCAGGCCACCGTTATGATGTTAGGAAG GTATATTGGCGTTAAGATGCTGAAAGAAAGATAA